A window from Neoarius graeffei isolate fNeoGra1 chromosome 14, fNeoGra1.pri, whole genome shotgun sequence encodes these proteins:
- the wfikkn2b gene encoding WAP, Kazal, immunoglobulin, Kunitz and NTR domain-containing protein 2, with protein MMRRWIWLFLASELVMLRVRGMALQKAAYSHAGLCPNDVNPNLWVDAMSTCTRECESDQECETFEKCCSNVCGSKSCVAARYVDATVKKGADGIPSKATCDKFMCTQQGSECHIWNGQPTCKCRDRCEKEPHFTCASDGMTYYNKCYMDAEACSKGISLSVVTCRSHPVNTSPLPPGTTALPTTTLLLTTPLDVQPPVITGNPVEQSVFMGDTASFLCEVTGWPKPEITWEKQLEGKENTVMKPNHVLGNVVVTNIGQLVIYSAQLEDIGVYTCTATNSGGSVQAHFPLSVIQRDPVEEEKPKNMTPFPAEECMKEPDTGDCGGEKLSWYYDSKRNSCFTFTYGNCNQNQNHFDSFDSCILSCQAELPAPCGLPSLQGPCKFYKPRWAYSNTLNQCQPFIYGGCGGNDNNFETKEACEDLCPYPKNHRCKPCKSQHKMVSSFCKSDFVILGRLTELTEEEGSGQAQINVDEILKDEKMGLKFMQNEPLEVTLQNMDWNCPCPNVTTSDSQIIIMGDVHNGMAVLQPDSFVSQLSVRRLRRLREVINKNTCEILKEFRE; from the exons ATGATGCGACGCTGGATATGGTTGTTTTTGGCCAGTGAGTTGGTCATGTTACGCGTGAGAGGCATGGCTTTGCAGAAAGCTGCGTACTCACACGCCGGTCTCTGTCCTAACGATGTGAACCCCAACCTGTGGGTGGACGCAATGAGCACCTGCACCCGGGAGTGCGAGTCCGACCAG GAATGTGAGACATTTGAAAAGTGCTGCTCAAATGTTTGTGGGAGCAAGAGCTGTGTGGCAGCCCGCTACGTGGATGCAACAGTGAAGAAGGGAGCTGATGGCATACCCAGCAAGGCAACCTGTGACAAGTTCATGTGCACTCAACAGGGATCTGAGTGCCACATCTGGAATGGGCAGCCCACATGCAAGTGCAGAGATCGCTGTGAAAAAGAGCCACATTTCACCTGTGCTTCTGACGGCATGACCTACTACAATAAGTGCTATATGGATGCTGAAGCCTGCTCCAAAGGCATCTCCCTGTCTGTAGTGACCTGCAGGTCCCACCCTGTAAACACCAGTCCTCTACCTCCAGGAACCACTGCCCTTCCAACGACCACCCTACTACTCACCACCCCACTAGATGTGCAGCCTCCAGTCATAACTGGGAACCCAGTGGAACAGTCTGTGTTTATGGGCGATACAGCCAGCTTCTTGTGTGAAGTGACTGGCTGGCCAAAACCTGAGATTACCTGGGAGAAGCAACTGGAGGGAAAAGAGAACACTGTTATGAAACCCAATCATGTGCTCGGAAATGTGGTTGTCACTAATATTGGACAGCTAGTGATCTACAGTGCCCAGCTAGAAGATATAGGTGTCTATACCTGCACAGCCACAAACTCAGGTGGCTCAGTCCAAGCTCATTTCCCACTCTCTGTGATACAGAGAGACCCAGTTGAGGAAGAGAAGCCAAAGAACATGACTCCTTTCCCTGCTGAGGAGTGCATGAAGGAGCCAGACACCGGTGACTGTGGCGGGGAGAAGCTGAGTTGGTACTATGACAGCAAGAGGAACAGCTGCTTCACATTCACCTACGGTAACTGcaatcagaaccagaaccacTTTGACAGCTTTGACTCTTGCATACTGTCCTGCCAGGCAGAACTGCCTGCCCCATGTGGCCTTCCTAGCCTTCAGGGCCCCTGTAAATTCTATAAGCCACGCTGGGCCTACAGCAATACCCTCAATCAGTGCCAACCCTTCATTTATGGGGGTTGTGGAGGAAATGACAACAACTTTGAAACCAAAGAAGCATGTGAGGACTTGTGCCCATATCCAAAGAACCATCGCTGCAAGCCATGCAAATCGCAGCATAAGATGGTGTCCAGCTTTTGCAAGAGTGACTTTGTGATATTGGGCCGCTTGACAGAGCTGACAGAAGAGGAAGGCTCAGGCCAGGCACAGATCAACGTAGATGAGATCCTTAAAGATGAAAAGATGGGGCTTAAGTTTATGCAGAATGAACCCTTGGAGGTGACATTGCAGAACATGGACTGGAACTGCCCGTGTCCCAATGTCACTACCTCAGACAGTCAAATCATCATTATGGGTGATGTGCACAACGGAATGGCCGTGCTCCAGCCGGACAGCTTCGTCAGCCAGTTGAGTGTGCGACGGCTCCGCAGACTGCGTGAGGTGATCAATAAAAACACATGCGAAATTCTGAAAGAGTTCAGGGAATAG